One window of Plasmodium berghei ANKA genome assembly, chromosome: 5 genomic DNA carries:
- a CDS encoding ADP/ATP transporter on adenylate translocase, putative — MSGDFKTSFAADFLMGGVSAAISKTVVAPIERVKMLIQTQDSIPEIKSGQVERYSGLINCFKRVSQEQGVTSLWRGNLANVIRYFPTQAFNFAFKDYFKNIFPRYDQNTEFAKFFCVNVLSGATAGAISLLIVYPLDFARTRLASDIGKGKDRQFNGLFDCLKKIYKQTGIISLYSGFGISVTGIIVYRGSYFGLYDSAKAILFNNDKNTNIILKWSVAQSVTILAGLISYPFDTVRRRMMMMSGRKAKEDIQYKNTIDCWVKILKHEGIRGFFKGAWANVIRGAGGALVLVFYDELQRLL, encoded by the coding sequence atgAGTGGAGATTTCAAAACAAGCTTTGCTGCTGACTTTTTAATGGGCGGTGTATCTGCCGCTATTTCAAAAACAGTAGTTGCTCCAATAGAAAGAgtaaaaatgttaatacAAACCCAAGACTCTATACCTGAAATAAAATCTGGTCAGGTCGAAAGATATTCTGGGCTAATAAACTGCTTTAAAAGAGTATCACAGGAACAAGGTGTTACATCATTGTGGAGAGGGAATTTAGCAAATGTTATTCGATATTTCCCAACACAAGCTTTTAATTTTGCTTTCAAagattattttaaaaatatatttccaaGATATGATCAAAATACAGAATTTGcgaaatttttttgtgttaaTGTATTATCAGGAGCAACTGCAGGAGCTATTTCTTTACTTATAGTTTATCCTTTAGATTTTGCAAGAACAAGGTTAGCATCAGATATAGGAAAAGGAAAAGATAGGCAATTTAATGGATTATTTGATTgcctaaaaaaaatatacaaacaAACGGgaattatatcattatatagTGGCTTTGGTATTTCAGTTACGGGTATTATTGTGTATAGAGGTTCATATTTTGGCTTATACGATAGTGCAAAGgccatattatttaataatgataaaaatacaaatattattttgaaatgGTCAGTTGCACAATCAGTTACTATTTTGGCTGGTTTAATTTCATACCCATTTGATACAGTTAGAAGAAGAATGATGATGATGTCAGGTAGAAAAGCAAAAGAAGATattcaatataaaaataccaTTGATTGTTGggttaaaatattaaaacatGAAGGTATTAGAGGATTTTTCAAAGGAGCATGGGCTAATGTTATTAGAGGAGCTGGTGGAGCTCTTGTTCTCGTTTTTTATGACGAATTGCAAAGATTGCTTTAa